The following are from one region of the Flavobacteriaceae bacterium UJ101 genome:
- the QARS|glnS gene encoding glutamine--tRNA ligase (Belongs to the class-I aminoacyl-tRNA synthetase family.; KEGG: cpi:Cpin_0242 glutaminyl-tRNA synthetase) yields the protein MSEEKSLNFIEQIIEEDLANGFPKEKLCFRFPPEPNGYLHLGHAKAICLNFGLGEKYGAPVNLRFDDTNPAKEEQEYVDAIRKDIEWLGYQWNEVLFTSDYFQQLYDWAIQLIKEGKAYVDDQSSDVINEQRGIPSEPGIESPFRNRSVEENLVLFEGMQNGDFEEGSKVLRAKIDMSSSNMFMRDPVMYRILKEEHHRTGSKWNIYPMYDWAHGESDYIEQISHSLCSLEFKHHRPLYDWYLDQVYDATKVRNKQREFARGNVEYMITSKRKLNKLIEEGIVTGWDDPRMPTISGLRRRGYTPESIRTFWEKVGVAKRDNVIDISLLEYAIRDHLNQMAPRVMAVLDPLKIVITNYPEDQEEILIAENSPNEEDDSTREVPFSREIYIEKEDFREEANKKFFRLKLGKEVRLKNAYIIKAESCDKDADGNITTVYCTYDPDSKSGSGTEASKRKVKGTLHWVSAKHAEEVEVRIYDRLFKDPAPDSHKDDEGNSIDFMKFLNEDSMKTITGYAEPYLKTAKEGDRFQFQRLGYFVVDRDSTEAKKVFNRTVTLKDTWAKKNT from the coding sequence ATGTCTGAAGAAAAGTCTCTTAATTTTATTGAGCAAATTATAGAAGAAGATTTAGCTAATGGTTTTCCAAAAGAAAAACTATGTTTTCGTTTTCCACCTGAACCTAATGGTTATTTACACTTAGGGCATGCGAAAGCCATTTGTTTAAACTTTGGTTTAGGAGAAAAATATGGAGCTCCGGTTAATTTGCGTTTTGATGATACCAATCCAGCAAAAGAAGAACAAGAATATGTTGATGCTATTCGTAAAGATATAGAATGGCTAGGATATCAATGGAATGAAGTGTTGTTTACTTCTGATTATTTTCAACAATTGTATGATTGGGCTATTCAATTAATAAAAGAAGGGAAAGCCTATGTAGATGATCAGTCTTCAGATGTTATTAATGAACAACGTGGTATTCCGAGTGAACCAGGTATAGAAAGTCCTTTTCGAAATCGTTCTGTAGAAGAAAATTTAGTTCTGTTTGAAGGCATGCAAAACGGTGATTTTGAAGAAGGTTCAAAAGTATTACGTGCTAAAATTGATATGAGTTCTTCTAATATGTTTATGCGTGATCCAGTTATGTACCGTATTTTAAAAGAAGAACATCATCGAACAGGTTCTAAATGGAATATATATCCAATGTATGATTGGGCTCACGGTGAATCAGATTATATTGAACAAATATCACATTCATTATGTTCATTAGAATTTAAACATCATAGACCATTATATGATTGGTATTTAGATCAAGTTTATGATGCTACAAAAGTGCGTAATAAACAACGTGAATTTGCAAGAGGAAATGTAGAATATATGATTACCTCTAAACGTAAATTGAATAAATTAATTGAAGAAGGTATTGTAACGGGATGGGATGATCCACGTATGCCAACCATTTCAGGTTTACGACGTAGAGGATATACACCTGAGAGTATTCGTACATTTTGGGAAAAAGTAGGGGTTGCTAAACGAGATAATGTGATTGATATTTCATTATTAGAATATGCAATTCGCGATCATTTAAATCAAATGGCACCTCGTGTGATGGCTGTATTAGATCCTTTAAAAATAGTGATTACGAATTATCCTGAAGATCAGGAAGAAATACTCATTGCAGAAAATTCACCTAATGAGGAGGATGATTCAACTCGAGAAGTTCCTTTTTCAAGAGAAATCTATATAGAAAAAGAAGATTTTAGAGAAGAAGCTAATAAAAAGTTCTTCCGATTAAAATTAGGAAAAGAAGTACGACTTAAAAATGCTTATATTATCAAAGCTGAAAGTTGTGATAAAGATGCAGATGGAAATATTACAACCGTTTATTGTACCTATGATCCAGATAGTAAAAGTGGAAGTGGTACAGAGGCAAGTAAACGTAAAGTAAAAGGAACATTGCATTGGGTTTCAGCAAAGCATGCTGAAGAAGTAGAAGTTCGTATTTACGATCGTTTATTTAAAGATCCAGCACCTGATAGTCATAAAGATGATGAAGGAAATTCAATTGATTTTATGAAGTTTTTAAATGAAGATTCTATGAAAACCATTACAGGTTATGCAGAACCTTATCTTAAAACGGCAAAAGAAGGTGATAGATTCCAGTTTCAACGTTTAGGGTACTTTGTGGTCGATAGAGATTCAACAGAAGCTAAAAAGGTATTTAATAGGACCGTAACCTTAAAAGATACTTGGGCTAAAAAGAATACATAA